The following are encoded together in the Thalassomonas haliotis genome:
- the tssJ gene encoding type VI secretion system lipoprotein TssJ, giving the protein MFGKSLSSYVPLGFMLLTAAVFTSGCSAMFGSDEPEVVTYPMSIVAGDDINPSELSPANPVILHLYQLNNLEPFQSAEVIDLYQQDATLLADSLVHKTSLPSVLPKENRKLDINILPGTKYLAVFAEFASYGQAKTRAWVDVSNLEDDDIEGFTVAINLLTLNIQAVEDSGWW; this is encoded by the coding sequence ATGTTCGGGAAAAGCTTATCTTCTTATGTGCCTTTGGGGTTTATGCTGCTGACAGCGGCGGTGTTTACCAGTGGCTGCAGTGCTATGTTTGGTTCGGATGAGCCAGAGGTGGTTACTTATCCTATGAGCATAGTGGCCGGGGATGACATCAATCCGTCCGAGCTCAGTCCGGCGAATCCGGTGATCCTGCATTTGTACCAGCTAAATAACCTGGAGCCGTTCCAAAGTGCCGAAGTGATCGATTTATACCAGCAGGATGCCACTTTGCTGGCAGACAGCTTGGTGCATAAAACCTCTTTGCCCAGTGTCTTGCCGAAAGAAAACCGCAAGTTGGATATCAATATTCTCCCCGGCACTAAGTATTTAGCCGTTTTTGCCGAGTTTGCCAGTTATGGCCAGGCAAAGACCCGGGCCTGGGTTGATGTCAGTAACCTGGAAGACGATGATATCGAAGGTTTTACCGTGGCAATTAATCTGCTGACCTTAAACATACAGGCGGTTGAAGATAGCGGTTGGTGGTAA